TCCCTACCAAACTGATGATCTGTTCATCATTATTTTGCTTAATCGACTGCGTTCCTTTGATGACCAAGTTGCCATTCGGCTGCACTGCCGTCACCGTCGCCGTCATGCGAGCGCTCACGTTATTACTATTTTTTATACTGCCATTTGCAGAAAAGCTATCTTTCATATCATAACTGTGCTCCGTAAGCCAGCCCAGGAAGCTGCCCACCCCCGCGCTGGCCGAACCATTGCTTTTCTTGCCGTTCGAACTGGAATCAGAGCGAGTAGCGCTAAAGTTTTCGCTAATTACAATCGTCAAAATATCACCCACCGCTTGTGCTCTTCTATCGGCAAACATGGAACGATCATTCCACAACGACTCCGCATGGACAGAGGGAACCAACAAAAAAGTCAGTACTAATCCTGCGATCATCGGCATCCACTTCTTGTTCTTCAACATTGCCTCACCTCCTGGATGCAGTTACTTCCACTGTAGCCTCGTCAATCACTTTGGCTGTCACAATTCGCTTCGACAACAAGTTTTTCACACGTATCCGCTGCCCAACACTGCCATCCTGCAGAGCCTCTCCAGCAACGCTGACAAGCATCTCTCCCTGCCTCACCTGAAGGGTTACAGCCGCCCCGCGCCTCATGATAATTGGCTGCACTAACATTGACTCCATAAGTATATCCCCGCTCCGCAAGGGCCGTTGCAACTGCATCCCTATAGCTTTAACCGGATCTACCAAAAAGCCGTCCGGCAAGCGCCCCGTTTCCAGACGCAATTTCTTCAAATCCCCCGGCTGCAGCAAGGTTTTTCCCGGTAACATACGCGATGCCACTACAACCTCTTGATACCGCCGCACGTCCAAACGTAAAATAGCCTGCCCCACTTTTTGCGCATCCTGCATGGCCACTACCCGCGCCACCGTTGGCGCATTATAGCGCAGACCATAAAGCAAATCCACCTGCAATTTCACTTCGCCTTCAGGAACTTCCAACCGTTCCGGCAAAGAAATCACACGTACCTGTACGCGATCATCGCCCGGCTGTACATCCGCTTGGCGATACACTTCGCCCACAGCTACGTTGGCCACTTCACTCGCTTCAAGCATGCGAGCTTCTACGGTTGTCCAAAAAGGCAGGAGAAATAAAACTCCTGCCAAAAAACATCTTGCGAGGCGTTTCATAGCCTTGTTACCCTATCGCTTCAAGCCTGCAGCCACTTCCAGCATGGAGTCGGCAGTGGTCACGGCTTTGGAATTCATCTCATAAGCACGCTGTGCCACAATCATGTTCACCATTTCATCTACAACCTGAACATTGGACATCTCCACAAAATTCGTAACTATCGTACCGGAATTATTGTCTCCTGGATTTCCTACCACAGGCGCACCAGAGGCAACGGTTTCCGTATAGAGATTTTTGCCGATGCTCTTCAAACCCGCATTATTGATAAAACGCGCAATGGTAATTTGACCAATTTCCTGCGGTGTTGTTTGACCAGCCGGCGTAATTGTTACAATCCCATCGCGAGACACGCCAAAATCAGTGGAGCCTTCAGGTACTTGAATGGCAGGCTCCAGCAAATATCCTTCGGAGGTCACCACATTGCCGTTGCCGTCCGGTTTAAACGCGCCATTACGGGTGTACGCCAAAGTACCGTCCGGCATAGTGATTTGAAAAAAGCCATCCCCCTCGATAACCATGTCCATCGCATTGCTTGTCGCTTGAAAATTTCCTTGGGAGAAATCGCGCGCCGTCGCTGTTAACCGCACGCCATGACCGAGTTGGACGCCAGTAGGCAGCATGTTGTTATTCCCGCTGCTGGTCATGCCCGGCTGACGCTCGGTTTGGTACATTAGATCCTCAAACTCTGCCCGTTGACGTTTAAAGCCAGTGGTGTTCACGTTTGCCAAGTTATTGGAGATTACGTCCAAATTGCTTTGCTGGGCCCGCATGCCCGTACCTGCCGTCCAAAGTGCCCTCATCATACGCGTGTTCCTCCTTCTTTACGACCGACCAACTTCATTGACCGCTTTATCTAACAAAGAATCCTCCGCTTGTACGGCTTTGGAATCAATTTCATAAGCTCGATAGCCAGTAATCAAATTCACCATTTCCTGCACGGCATTGACGTTAGACATTTCCAAATAGCCCTGCTGCAAATTTGGCGTCGCAACCGGCTGCGGCCGGTCACCGCCGGGAGCCGCAAAAAGATTTTGTCCTTCTTTAGCCAACCGCTTCAAATCCGCAAAGGAAACCACTTGCAACCGCCCTGCTTCTGTCGGGACACCGCCAGCTTCGATAGGATTCAACTCCACTATGCCGTCACTGGTAATATTGATACGGCTGGCGCCTCCGGGGCCTTCAATGGTGATCGGCTGACCATTGGTTCCTAATACCGCCTGTCCTTCCTTCGTCACCAAGTGATTGTCCGATCCAATCTCAAAAGAGCCCGCTCGCGTGTACCGCTGCCCCTGCGGCGTCTGAACGACAAAAAAGCCGTCCCCTGCGATAGCTACATCCAGCGACCCCTGGGTGCTGCGAGTGCTGCCTTGGCTATGATCCGTCACAATCTGATCTACTGCGGCTCCAGCGCCGACAGAGCCGATTTGCGGCGTCTCCAGGCCATCGTTAATACGCCATAAGAGCATTTTTTCAAAATCCTTATTGACGGCAATTTCTTTTTTAAAGCCTGTCGTATTGACATTAGCCAAGTTATTCGCCGTAACATCTGTACGCAGCCCTTCCGCAATCATACCGGATGCTGCCGCATAGATCCCTCGAATCATACCGTCTCTCCTTTAATCATGAAACTTTACGTCTTCATGTATATCGTGAAACTATTTTCTTTTCATCAGGGAGAATAGTGGCTTCTTCGGCAGACCATTAGTCCTGTTTTAGCTCATCGTTCCTGCAACACGCTGTTTTTATTTAACGTCAACAGACTCTCTTCTAAGTTTTCCAAGGACTCCAGCGCTTTCCCGGTACCCAAAGCCACGCAAGACAGCGGATCTTCCGCCAGATACGTGGGGATGCCGGTTTCTTCTTGAATCAAGCGGTCTAAGCCGTGTAAAAGCGAACCGCCGCCAGTCATGACAATACCCCGATCCATAATATCCGAAGCCAGCTCAGGCGGCGTATTCTCCAGCACCGACTTCACGCACTGTACGATCAACGCCACCGGCTCCGCCAGGGCTTCTCTCGTTTCCTCAGAGGTAATCCGAACCGTTTTCGGCAAGCCAGACAATAAATCCCGCCCGCGTACTTCCATAGTCTCGTTGCGGCTATTAGGAAATGCAGTACCAATCTGCACTTTCATTTCTTCGGCGGTACGCTCGCCGATCATAATCTTATATTCTTTTTTCACGAAGCTCACCAGCGACTCATCAAAACGGTCGCCGCCAATGCGCAACGATTCGCTTACAACAATACCGCCCAAGCTCAAAACCGCCACATCAGTGGTACCGCCGCCAATATCCACCACCATAGCGCCACAGGGTTCAGCAATATCAAGACCTGCTCCAAGAGCGGCCGCTAAGGGTTCTTCAATCAGATAGGTCTTTCTCGCCCCCGCCTGCATAGCCGCTTCCAATACCGCACGTTTTTCCACGGTTGTTACGCCGGAAGGAATGCAAACCATAATGCGCGGTTTAAAGAAAAGGCTTTTGCCTGCTACTTTACGGATAAAATGACGCAGCATGCTCTCGGTCGTGTCATAATCGGCAATGACGCCTTCCCGCAAAGGACGGATAGCGACAATATTTCCAGGCGTACGGCCCAGCATGCGGCGCGCTTCTTCGCCGATCGCCAAAACCCGATTGCTGTCCTTATCAATAGCTACTACGGAAGGCTCCCGCAGCACAATTCCTTTTCCTTTTACATATACCAGCACATTGGCTGTTCCCAAATCAACACCGATATCGGTAGACATTCCAAAAAACATAGATATACTCCTTTCAATAGGCACACACTAAAATAAATTTGTTCCACAAAACTTGGAAAAATCCTGCTTTCAGGATAAGAAAACCGCTATAAGAGAACGCAACTCAGAGTAACAGAGAAAAGCCAGAGAAAGGCCAGAGGAATAATATAAGGGAATGATTGAGGCTACGGTGGGTGACTGTATTTGAGACTTTTTTGGAGCAAGACGGTCCGCAGGACGCAAAAATAGGAGGCGACGGAGAAAAGTTCCGTATGTCTGAGCGCCAGCGAGTTCGCGGAACTGCCGTCGAATCCTATTTTTGCGAGTCGCGCGGAAATCTTGTCTCAAATACAGTTATGCCGCCGTTTATACAGAGGCTCTTAGCCCTTAAAAAACCCTTTCGCGTCTTTCGTGTGTTTCGCGGTTCTTTATCAACGTCCCACCGATTTATTATCCAACCGCGAAAAACGCGAAAAGCACGAAAATCGATAAAAGCCTAGAGATGTTTTTTCCAAAAATGAAAAATCCCCATGAAGGAACAAGAGTAACAAAGTGTCCAAAGAGCTTCGCCAGAGAATTTCAGTCTCTGCCCCCTCTGGCCACTCGATTACTCTGTTTTTAAGCCTCTAACTCACGAAGGCACGCGGTCAATCTGCGCTCCCAGGCTGCGCAGCTTGCCTACCAAATCCTCGTAACCGCGGTCAATGTGATGGAGGTAGCCTACTTCTGTCTGTCCGTCCGCCACCAGACCCGCCAACACCAAGGCTGCGCCAGCGCGCAAATCGGTCGCTTTAACCGGGCAGCCCGTCAAGCAAGGCGTTCCTTCCACAATGGCGCTACGACCCTCAATTTTAATATTAGCGCCCATCCGCTTCAATTCGTCCACATGCATAAAACGATTTTCAAAAACCGTCTCGGTAATCATGCCGGTGCCTTCCGCCACTGTCAACAGCGCCATGAACTGCGCCTGCATATCCGTAGGAAAGCCAGGGTATGGCAACGTTTTTACATCCACAGCCTTTACACGCCCCTGACTGAAAACACGAATTCCGTTTACATCTTCCTCAATACCAACGCCGGCTTCTTTCAGTTTCGCCACAACTGGTTTCAAATGCTCTGTTAACGCGCCTTCTACATACACATCGCCACCGGTCATAGCAGCCGCTACCATATAGGTCCCCGCCTCAATACGATCCGGGATTACCGTATAGGTACACCCCTTCAAGGCCGGAACTCCTTCAATTTTGATCACATTCGTTCCAGCACCGCGAATCTTAGCGCCCATCATGTTCAAATAGTTGGCCAAGTCGATAATTTCCGGCTCATGCGCCGGATTTTCTAAAATGCTCTGCCCTTCCGCCATACACGCAGCCATTAGAATATTTTCTGTCGCACCTACACTCGGAAAATCCAAGTAAATTCTAGCACCTTTCAAACCATGAGGTGCTGTAGCTTCTACATAACCGTGTCCGATTTCCACTTGCGCCCCCAGCGCTTCAAACCCCTTTAAATGCAAATCGATCGGACGCGTGCCAATAGCGCAGCCGCCAGGCAATGAAATACGAGCTTTGCCCAAGCGAGCTAAAAGCGGTCCCATAATCAAAAAAGACGCCCGCATCTTGCGCACCAATTCATACGGCGCATCATGATTTCCTATGACCGTACTGTCTACTGCCAGCCGTCCCTCTGCATCACGATGCGCGGGAACGCCTAACCGTTCCAACACCAATGCAAAGGTCCGCACATCCTCTAAGTTTGGCACTTCTTCAATAACACTCGGCGTTTGTCCTAAAAGGGTAGCTGCAATCAAGGGCAGCACTGCATTTTTTGCTCCGCTTACCTTTACTGTGCCCCGCAAGGAATTGCCACCGCGAATGACCAGTTTCTCCATTTTTTCCTCCAGCAGGAATGCCTGCGCATTCTTTATTTTCATGGTAGTGCGTTCTATTTCTGACTATCCTATAGTTTACCATCCTCCTTTCCTACTCCGCAAGCATTCTGGTACATCTGTTAGAAAAAAGTTGGATTTTAGAACAAGCAAAAGGACTGCAGCTGATAAAGCCGCAGTCCTTTTGGGGGATTATAGGTTATAATTTCTGCTGTACTGTACGAATGCGCATAATAGCCCGTTTCAGAGCCAATTCAGCACGCATATGATCGATATCGGCACCGGTTTCCCGGATTCGGCAGACAGCCCGTTCTTTAGCCGCTTCCGCCCGTTCCAAATCAATTTCTTCCGGCAGTTCCGCACACTGCGCCAGAAGCGTAATACGCTCAGGCAGTACTTCGATAATACCGCCGCAAACAGCAATGGCAAACTCACCGCTCTCGCGCATCACGCGTACTGGCCAGATTTCGAGCCCGGCTAATAGCGGCGCATGGCCAGGAAGCACACCGATGTCACCGCCGGTCGTCCGAGCAATGACCATCTTTACATCTTCCTGAAAGACCAAGCGTTCGGGGCTGACCACTTCCAGGCGGATGGTTTTCGCCATGGAGTTACTCCCCTTTCATCTTCTTGGCTTTTTCCACCACTTCTTCAATGGTGCCTACCATGTAGAAAGCTCCTTCCGGCAACTCGTCATACTTGCCGCTGAGGATCTCCTTAAAGCCGCGAATCGTTTCTTTGAGAGGTACATATTTCCCCGGAGATCCAGTGAAAGTCTCTGCCACAAAGAACGGCTGGCTGAGGAAACGCTGGATTTTCCGAGCCCTGGAAACAATCAGCTTATCATCTTCCGACAATTCTTCCATCCCCAAAATGGCGATGATGTCCTGAAGCTCTTTATACCGCTGCAGAATCTCCTGCACGCCGCGGGCCACTTGGTAATGCTCCTCGCCGATAATATGAGGATCGACGATACGCGATGTCGAGTCAAGAGGATCCACTGCCGGATAAATGCCAAGCTCGGCAATTTGCCGCGATAACACCGTCGTCGCATCCAAATGAGCGAAAGTAGCCGCCGGCGCCGGGTCTGTCAAATCATCTGCAGGTACATATACAGCCTGCACGGACGTAATAGACCCTTTCTTGGTCGATGTAATGCGTTCCTGCAAAGCCCCGACATCATTGGCCAACGTAGGCTGGTAACCAACGGCCGAAGGCATGCGTCCCAAAAGGGCGGATACTTCCGAACCCGCCTGGATAAAGCGGAAAATATTATCAACGAAAAGCAGCACGTTCTGGCCGCCAACATCACGGAAATACTCCGCCATAGTTAAACCGGTCAAGCCAACGCGCATACGCGCTCCCGGCGGTTCGTTCATCTGTCCGTAAACCAACGCTGTTTTTTCAATAACGCCGGACTCACGCATTTCCATCCACAAATCATTGCCCTCACGCGTCCGTTCGCCCACGCCGGCAAAAACAGAATAACCGCCATGCTCAGTAGCGATGTTGCGAATGAGTTCCATGATCAATACCGTCTTGCCCACGCCAGCGCCGCCGAACAGACCAATCTTGCCGCCGCGGGAATAAGGAGCAATCAAATCGACAACTTTAATGCCAGTTTCCAGAATCTGCGTTGAAGTTTCCTGCTCTTCAAACGATGGCGCCGGACGATGAATCGGCCAATGATCCGCTGCTTTAACCTCTTCAGGATTGTTGTCCACCGTCTCGCCCAATACATTGAAAACCCGCCCCAGCGTAGCTTCGCCTACAGGCACCAAAATCGGGCTGCCTGTGTCGGTCGCCTGCATGCCACGAGTCAGACCATCTGTAGAAGACATGGCTACGCACCGGACCAGATTATCGCCCAAATGCTGCATGACTTCTACGGTCAAGTGAATATCGACGCTACCGCTTTTGCCGTCGATATGAATCGCATTGAAAATATTCGGCAGTTGTCCCGGGGGAAATTCAATATCCACCACAGGGCCGATGACTTGAATGACATTTCCTCTATTCACGGGGTCAGTTCCCCTCCTTTTAACATCGTGCTACTTCAGCGCTTCCGCTCCGCCAACAATTTCACTGATTTCACGGGTAATCGTAGCCTGACGCACCTTGTTGTAGTTAAGTACCAGTTTATGAATGAGCTCTTCCGCATTATCTGTGGCTGAACCCATAGCCGTCATTCTGGACCCCAATTCGCTAGCAGCAGCCTGCATCAGTCCACCATAAATGACTGTTTCCAGATAACGAGGCAAAAGCACTGTCAGCACGGATTCCGCCGAAGGTTCAAAGATAAAGTCCCGCGCCGCCTCTTCCGCCGCCTGCGGCGCCTGGGCCGGCAGCAACTTCAAATGTGTCGGGTGTTGATTGATGGGCGAGCGAAAATACGTATACACCAAATATACTTCATCATAAAGTCCGGCGGTAAAATCTGCCGAAACCTCTGCTGCAATGCGTGTTGCGTGCTCATACGTAGGACGCTCGGAAAACCCGAGATATTCCCGTTCAATCTGATAGCTTCTGCGAGAAAAATATTCTTTAGCCTTGCGGCCTACGGCAATTATGGCAATCTCTTCTTTAGGCTTTCCTTCCATGGCCGCCAGCGCCTCTTTCATCAAATTGGACGAATAGGCGCCTGCCAAACCTTTATCAGCGCTAAGGATAAGATAGGCCGTCTTTTTAATTTCCCGCTTCGCCAGCAACGGATGCGTTACATCCAGGCGGCTGTTCGCTACCGTGCCAAGCACTTCTAGAATCTTTTCCGTAAAAGGCTGACTAGCGTACGCCCGTTCCTGGGCTTTGCGCAACCGCGCCGCCGCCACCATCTTCATGGCTTTGGTGATTTGTTCGATGCTCCGTACGCTTTTTATTCTGCGCCGAATGTCTTGTGTACTAGCCATACCCTACTCACCTCGCCCCAGGGTCAAACGTGTCCTTGAAATCCTTGATGGCTTTTTGCAAGGCCGCCTCGGTATCCTTGTCCAGCATTTTCTTTTCGATGATGGCTTTGCCCACTTCCGCGTAGTTCGTGCGCATGAACTTCAGGAAGTCTTCTTCAAAAGCAATCACATTTTCTACCGCGACGTCATCCACAAAACCGTTGATAACAACATAAATCGCCATAACCTGTTCTTCTACCGGCATAGGCGAGTACTGCGGCTGCTTAAGCATTTCCATCGTCCGTTGGCCGCGATCCAGAACCGCCTTGGTCGCCTTATCCAAATCCGACCCAAACTGGGCAAAGGCAGCCAGTTCACGATATTGCGCCAAATCCAAGCGCAAACTGCCAGCCACTTGTTTCATCGCCTTGATCTGCGCCGACCCGCCTACGCGGGACACAGACAGGCCTGCGTTAATGGCCGGGCGTACACCGGAATAAAACAGTTCGCTTTCTAGGAAGATCTGTCCATCAGTAATGGAAATAACGTTTGTCGGGATATAGGCGGACAAGTCGCCTGCCAACGTCTCGATAATCGGCAGAGCCGTAATGGAACCGCCACCCAATTCGTCCGATACTTTCGCCGCCCGCTCCAACAAGCGAGAATGCAAATAGAAAACATCCCCTGGATACGCTTCACGTCCTGGGGGACGCCGCAATAACAGCGACATAGCCCGGTAGGCTTGCGCCTGCTTGGACAAATCGTCATAGACACACAACACATGTCCGCCTTTTTCCATAAAATATTCGCCCATGGCCACACCGGAATACGGAGCTAAGTATTGAAGAGGCGCGCTGTCTGCCGCAGCCGCTACAACCACAATCGTATACTCCATGGCGCCGTTTTCTTCCAAGGTCCGCACTACACGGGCCACCGTGGATGATTTTTGTCCTATAGCTACATAGATGCAAATAACGCCTTGACCTTTTTGATTCAAAATGGTATCAATGGCAATCGCCGTTTTACCGGTTCCCCGATCGCCGATGATCAGCTCACGCTGGCCGCGTCCGATAGGAACCATGGAGTCAATAGCCTTGATCCCAGTCTGCAGCGGTTCTTTGACCGACTGCCTGTCGGCAATGCCAGGCGCCTTGTGTTCAACAGGTCGAAACTCCGTCGCCTGAATCTCACCTTTGCCGTCAATGGCATGACCTAAGGCGTTTACGACGCGGCCAATCATGCATTCCCCGACAGGAACTTCCATAATACGACCGGTCCGTCGCACCGTGTCGCCTTCTTTGATGGTAGCTTCACCGCCAAGAAGCACAGCCCCTACATTGTCTTCTTCCAAATTCAAGACCATCCCCTGCACATCATGCGGGAATTCCAGCAGTTCTCCAGCCATAGCCTGATTAAGGCCATGAATGCGGGCAATGCCGTCGCCGACTTCAATAACGGTGCCAACGTCATCTACATTCAGATCGACTTGGTACCGCTCAATCTGTTGTTTAATAATGGATGTTATTTCTTCGGGTCTCATTTTCATAACCGTTCACTCACCCCACTCTTCATCGCGTCCTGGCTTGCCAGGTTGCGCTTCAGACGTTCCAATTGTCCTTTCACGCTGCCGTCAATGCGCTTGCCGCCAATATACACCATTGCTCCGCCAATCAGCGACGCATCTTGGCGCTGACGAAGCAATACTGTTTTGCCTGTCATCGCGCCCAGCCTCGCCGCTAACGCTTCTTTTTGCCGTTCTTGCAAGGGAATTGCCGTTACGACATCTGCTTCTACCATATTCTGCGCTGCATGCGCTAAAGCGCGAAATTCCGTCACTAAGGCAGGCAGCAATGCTTCCCGGCGTTTATCGATGAGCAGGCAGAGAAACTTATGCACCAGTTCACTGACTTCACCAAAAATCTGCTGCAGCGTTTCTTTTTTGACTGCTCCATCCACGCGAGGATGAAAAAGAAAGACTGAAAGTTCTTTCTGGGTTTGCACACTGTCAGCAACTGCCTCTAACTCTTGCAGAACGCGAGGCAAACATTGCTGCTCCTGTGCCAATTCATACAATGCTTGAGCATACTTTTGCGCCAGCCTCACGTTCAGCATGGCAAACCACCTGTTTTTTCATGCTCCAGCTTCTCAATAAAATCATCTACCAACTGCGCATGTGCCGCAGCATCCAGGTTCTGGGAAAGAATTTTCCCAGCTGCCGCCACCGAAAGAGCCACTACTTCACTGCGCAGGTCTTGCAATGCTTTTTCTCGTTCCCGAGCCAGCTCTTCTTGCGTCGCCTTAAGCAAACGAGCATGTTCTTCCTTAGCCGCTTGCAAAAGGTCTTCCTTATTCTGCTCTGCCAAGCGGTTGGCTTTTTCCACAATCTGCTGGGCCTGATTTCTGGCAGCCGCCAGCTCTTTCAAATATTCTTCTTTCAGCTTAGCTGCTTCCTGTCGCTCTTGCTCGGCCGCTTCCAAGCTGCCTGCAATGCGCTGCTCCCGTTCCGCCAACATGGACATGAGCGGCTTGTAAGCAAATTTTGTCAACAAAGCTACTAACAGCAGAAAATTGAAAATCTGAATCAGCAGCGTCGCGTTCAAATCAATCAATCCCGGCACCTCCTATCTGCAAAATGACTCCGTGCGCCGCTAAGCGGCCACAACGGTTTTGTTTTTTGAACAACAGGCCGAGATTACTTCAAGAAGGGGTTTGCGTACAGTAAAACAATAGCAATAACCGCCGCAATGATCGGAATCGATTCGATCAAGCCTACCGAAATGAGCATATTGATCAAAATCGTGTTCTTCGCTTCCGGCTGCCGGGCAATCCCCTCTACCGCTTTCGCTGTAACCGAACCGTCACCAATACCGGCGCCTACCGCGCCTAGACCGATGGCCAAACCTGCACCAATAAATGCCCCCGCTACCATAATTGCATGTTCCATATTCAAAACTCTCCTCTCAAAATCAATTCTTGTTTCGATTTTTAATGATCATTGCTGATCGAATTAGCTAGGTATGACATGGACAACATGGTAAAAATGAATGCCTGAACCGCGCCTACGAAGACGCTGAAGGCTAACCACGCCGTCGGCACAACATACGGAGCCAGCAGACCCAAGATGATGATTAACACTTCACCGGCAAGAATATTCCCAAATAGACGGAAAGAAAGTGTAATCGGCTTCGCCAATTCCTCGATAACATTGATAATCACAAAAGGAATATACGGTTCGAAGAAATGCTTAAAATAGCCTAGGCCTCGATTCATCACACCGAGGACATGTACTAGAGCAATGATCATCAATGCCAACCCTAAGGTGGTATTGAGATCACTCGTAGGCGAAGTAAACCCCGGAATCAACCCTAGCCAGTTTGACACCAAAATAAAAAGAAAAAGTGAA
The nucleotide sequence above comes from uncultured Anaeromusa sp.. Encoded proteins:
- the atpE gene encoding F0F1 ATP synthase subunit C, yielding MEHAIMVAGAFIGAGLAIGLGAVGAGIGDGSVTAKAVEGIARQPEAKNTILINMLISVGLIESIPIIAAVIAIVLLYANPFLK
- a CDS encoding F0F1 ATP synthase subunit delta: MLNVRLAQKYAQALYELAQEQQCLPRVLQELEAVADSVQTQKELSVFLFHPRVDGAVKKETLQQIFGEVSELVHKFLCLLIDKRREALLPALVTEFRALAHAAQNMVEADVVTAIPLQERQKEALAARLGAMTGKTVLLRQRQDASLIGGAMVYIGGKRIDGSVKGQLERLKRNLASQDAMKSGVSERL
- the atpF gene encoding F0F1 ATP synthase subunit B; translated protein: MIDLNATLLIQIFNFLLLVALLTKFAYKPLMSMLAEREQRIAGSLEAAEQERQEAAKLKEEYLKELAAARNQAQQIVEKANRLAEQNKEDLLQAAKEEHARLLKATQEELAREREKALQDLRSEVVALSVAAAGKILSQNLDAAAHAQLVDDFIEKLEHEKTGGLPC
- the atpB gene encoding F0F1 ATP synthase subunit A, coding for MEHGGGAHEIGVHQLGSFLGMTVNIDTLYMTWLTMGLVLLLAVAATRSLALVPRGWQNVLELVITALLEQIEANMGPRGKKLAPLLISLFLFILVSNWLGLIPGFTSPTSDLNTTLGLALMIIALVHVLGVMNRGLGYFKHFFEPYIPFVIINVIEELAKPITLSFRLFGNILAGEVLIIILGLLAPYVVPTAWLAFSVFVGAVQAFIFTMLSMSYLANSISNDH